CGACGAGCACCCGGTGGATCTCACCGTCCGCGACCAGTTCCCCGGCACCGTCCACGGCGCTGACGCGGAAGGTGAGCCGCCGCCCCTCGGCGGCGGGCGCCTCGGCGGTCACCTCCACCCGGCCGCCCACCGGCGTGGCCCGCAGATGCCGCACCCGGATCTCCGTGCCCACGGTCGTCCGCCCCGGGGCGGTGAACGGCGCGGCGGCCCGCACCGTCGCCGCCTCCAGCCAGGCGATCAGCCGCGGAGTGGCGAGCACCGGCACATCACCGCTGCCCAGGGACACCGCCGTGTCGGCGCCGGTCACCTCATGTCGCATCCCCTCACGCTAGTCGCTCCCCCTCCGTGCGCCCACCCGGCACGATTCCGGGCGGCGGCGCGTCAACCTCCGGCACGATCGGGCGAGTTCGGGCCCCGGGTATTCCCAAAACTCTTACCGGCCAGTAAGAACCGTGGGTAACCCACTCTGCCAGGAGGTCTCATGAGACGCACCAGGCGCAGACTCCGGTGGACCCTCG
The sequence above is drawn from the Streptomyces sp. SAT1 genome and encodes:
- a CDS encoding thioesterase family protein; protein product: MRHEVTGADTAVSLGSGDVPVLATPRLIAWLEAATVRAAAPFTAPGRTTVGTEIRVRHLRATPVGGRVEVTAEAPAAEGRRLTFRVSAVDGAGELVADGEIHRVLVDRERFLASAPAAPAARPEGTEDSGNSKDSEG